The following proteins are encoded in a genomic region of Pangasianodon hypophthalmus isolate fPanHyp1 chromosome 26, fPanHyp1.pri, whole genome shotgun sequence:
- the LOC117596166 gene encoding serine/threonine-protein kinase pim-2-like, translated as MDVSHEEPELQPEETEENDLNREKTENDSEASCTFTRRESKENPLKTNRMDVSHEGTEPKPEETPEKRRRTDREENNLNREKTENNSGASSSLKRRESKEDTLKRKRMDVPDEETEPKPEETPEKRRRTETEENHEKTEKTENDSEASCSFTRRESKENPLKRKKMDVSHEEPELQPEETPEKRRRTETEENHEKLTAKFHGRYTVGNLLGEGGFGAVYAGLRKSDGKKVAIKFALKQEYEPFITLPGDTRRLPVEVALMELVCKPPRCPYVIELLEWFETPTSFILVLERPDPCVDLYKYCRRLHKSMSESLAQIIMEQVVRAACHCRDRGVLHRDIKEENILLNPHTLEVKLIDFGCGDLLKDTPYTEYAGTPIFFPPEWIVEQKYEAEPATVWGLGVLLYSLLCGEEPFYERVEIVKGKLHLPKDLSKASCSLIRWCLERDPLRRPTLKQILTHDWF; from the exons ATGGATGTTTCTCATGAAGAACCTGAGCTCCAGCCCGAGGAGACAGAAGAGAATGACCTGAACAGAGAAAAGACTGAGAATGATTCAGAGGCATCCTGTACCTTCACTAGAAGAGAAAGCAAGGAGAATCCTCTGAAAACAAACAGGATGGATGTTTCTCATGAAGGAACTGAAcccaagccagaggagacaccagaaaaaaggaggagaacAGACAGAGAAGAGAACAATCTGAACAGAGAAAAGACTGAGAACAATTCAGGGGCATCCTCCTCCctaaaaagaagagaaagcaaGGAGGATACTCTAAAAAGAAAGAGGATGGATGTTCCTGATGAAGAAACTGAGCCTAAGCCAGAGGAGACACcagaaaaaaggaggagaacagagacagaagagaaccatgaaaagacagaaaagactgAGAATGATTCAGAGGCATCCTGCTCCTTCACTCGAAGAGAAAGCAAGGAGAATCCTCTGAAACGAAAAAAGATGGATGTGTCTCATGAAGAACCTGAGCTCCAGCCAGAGGAGACACcagaaaaaaggaggagaacagagacagaagagaaccatgaaaag ttaacagcaaagtTTCATGGACGCTACACTGTGGGAAATCTGCTGGGAGAAGGAGGCTTCGGTGCCGTCTATGCAGGCCTTCGGAAGTCAGATGGGAAAAAG GTGGCCATTAAATTTGCACTCAAGCAAGAATATGAACCATTTATCACTCTT CCCGGTGACACACGCAGACTCCCTGTTGAGGTGGCGCTAATGGAGCTTGTGTGCAAGCCGCCTCGCTGTCCATATGTGATAGAGCTGCTGGAATGGTTCGAGACACCCACATCTTTCATCTTGGTCCTGGAGCGGCCCGACCCCTGCGTTGATCTTTACAAGTACTGTAGACGTCTACACAAAAGCATGTCTGAATCTCTGGCTCAGATCATCATGGAGCAAGTAGTTCGAGCTGCATGTCACTGCCGAGACCGGGGTGTGCTCCATCGAGACATCAAGGAAGAAAACATTCTCCTGAACCCTCACACCCTGGAAGTGAAGCTGATCGATTTCGGCTGTGGTGATCTACTTAAGGACACCCCCTACACGGAATATGCGG GCACTCCAATCTTCTTCCCACCTGAATGGATCGTCGAACAAAAGTACGAGGCGGAACCTGCTACTGTCTGGGGTCTGGGTGTACTCCTGTATAGCCTGTTGTGTGGAGAAGAGCCTTTTTATGAACGCGTCGAGATTGTTAAAGGCAAGCTGCACCTCCCTAAAGATCTGTCTAAAG CTTCCTGCAGTCTGATAAGGTGGTGCCTGGAACGGGATCCTCTAAGACGACCAACCCTCAAGCAGATCCTCACACATGACTGGTTCTGA